catgtgtgtgtgtcttgGTTGTAGTTACTCCTTTCTGTATTATAAAGGATTCAGGTAACAATTTCTTGACTCCTAGGAaattcttttgcattttaagcATTGGTAAGATTATGATGCGATATTTAATTTAGTcctgttaattttatttaacactGTCAATACCACTTCAATGTCTATACAAATGTAGGCCTCAACCTTCcaatattttttgtgaattCTTACTCTTGAAAAGAAGAGCAATCTCTTTGAAGTGAAACTGTTCAGAGGCAGAGGTTAGCTCGAAGCAAGGAAGAGTCAGGTAGCTGTGTATATGCTTAATTTTTAGGTGAATGTTTAGGTGAAATTGCTTAGATTTTTTGTCCTTAAAACCAGTTACATTGGGAGGGAAAAGAGACTCTGGAAGGGGCATAGATACAAAAATCACTAGTGTCAGTGTTAcctgttttgcagaaaaaaagcccTCACACTCTGAAAAAGAGTGAAAACATGCCTGAGGAATGGGAATGTTAATTACTTGCTTGATATAGTAACTTATCAGTGTAGGtgggtgggagaagggaggtAACCCTCAATAAAACCTGTCTGATGGGTGGGGGGAAATTTTATTGACTTCTTAGTAAGGTTTACTTCAAGGTAATGTGGTACTTGTTGCAGAAACTGAATTTGAAATACCTTTCTTTCATTCTGGACCCATTTAGATGTTCTGCCGTCTCAATCTGCATCATTGATCCATCATGGAAAGTCACATTCCaaagctgctggctgcagtctGTTCTGTGACCTGCTGAGTGAAAAACTGTTTAAGCTCTATTGAAGAGTTAGATCTTTGTACAATTAATGTCTTTTTGAAAATGCACAGGAAGCTTCCTTCTCATATTCTAATATTGCTACAATACTCAACTATAGATGTGCCCTATAAAAATTATGGAGGTAAATGCTGTAAAAACTTTCATATCTATGTGAAGGTGTTACAGCAGTATTCATTCCTTAGAAAAACttctgcttaaaaccacctctTCACATCCTtcaatttgtttaaaaaactgCTTACTGTAAAATCATGATGCTCTTTCTATTTGTCTCCCTGCTTGCTTTCAAGATTAGTAacaatcttttatttttaaattaattgttcTAGTTACTGTGTTAAGAGATATTTAAGAATGTGGACCTTAGTGAAACAAGGACATGTGGTGGAGGAGATTGGAGTAAAGACTAGCTGGAATGTGATGATGAAGTAGAAAGTATGTGAAGATAAGCTTTTCTCGAGATTCCAGTAATGACTGGAAAAATGAAGATGAGAGTATTACTGTGGATATCAGATTTCTATTAGCTTCTTGAGACATTAATATTTAGGATAGATGTAAGTGGAAAAGGatcttgaaataaattataagaTATTTAAAGCCTGTACATTTGTATTGCAAGATGACCCAGTGTAGTAATGAAAGAATAGAGTAGAATTGGAATGATTCAACTTCATTCTCAACAAGATTTTGATTCCCTTAACTGTGTTCTGTTTAGACTTTAAAAAGACGTGTATGAAACAAGCATCAGGAAATCAGGATTTTTATCAGGGTTTGGAATGTTTACAAGGCATTTCTGAGGTCATTGCTAGATGAGGGAGTAGCAAAAGCTGGTGGAGGAGGAATAGTAGTGAATGATGCGATGCTGGAAttccatttgaaaaaaatgttagcTGAGTCAGCTTAGTTAGAAACACAGGAACAGATGGAAAAGAGATTGAAAAGTCTGCAGGGCATGAATAATGGAGGGATACAATAATCCCTTCTGTTTACAGAAGATTGTTTTTTAAGCAATTGTCCTTCATAAGCAGTAAATGAAGAGGAAGGTGGGATTCAGGAAAACTTGACTGGTTAGTTGGAGGCGCTCACTGACTTTTTCTGAAGCCCAGTGAGTAGTTCTAGGTAATTTTTCCTACAAGCTGGTTGACCTTGTTCTTTTATGCTTTGCACAAAGATCCTTAATTGAGAATGACTGACTTTGATTTTAGAGTTTCTACTGCATTCGTCAGAACTGTGACAAGGTTCTAGGTTTAATCCATAATACATCAACATGCCCTGTGTTTACAATGCAATTTTTGGAATGATCTCCAAGACTTTTCCAAGGACCCACTGTAAAAAAAGTCATATGCGCAAACTGTAAAGgcaaaagcatttattttttttgtactgaTTCTGTTCTTCAGCAGTCAGCTTCATGAGTTTGACCAAAGATGACATATATAAATTGATTATTTACTACTTGTGAGACTTTTTGACTATAGCAATTTTACTAATTCCTGTAAAACCCTGGACAGTAAAATTCAGGGTGCTAATTGTCTAGACTACAGGTTTCCGAAGAATGAGCCCTTTTTTGCCATGCTGGTGGGACAGAAACATGCTGAACTCATTGCCTAAGGCCTGTGCAGTGAGGGCCTAAAAGCAGCGAGAAGTTGAGTAGAAGATGGGGGAACTTGCATTGGCTTGGGAACATTTATTCTGTCCTCCTGAATCacatgaaagggaaaaatactttatatttaaagatttttcatttttgaggaAAGAATTTTGTGACCAAGGGTAAGATGAATCAGTCAGATTTCTGTTTCCGATATTTCTAACTTCTCCTTCTTCAGGAATAAATCTACTGTCTCGAACAAAAAGTCAATGTCTCCTTGCAGGGAAGAAAAGTGTACGTAAATGCTACTGCTTAAGGATTAGGGGTACCTTTGAATAAAACCTCTTTAAGTCTCTGAAACCagatttggctttttttcctaagtgGAGAATAGGATGAAATTCATTTGCAAAGTTGAAATTTTGAAGTGTATGTGATACCATGTAGAGATTTTACATTAAGAAGGTGAAAAATTATGTAGAGATACCAcaggctttgtttttcttgggagctgggtctttttttgtttgttttgggttggttttttttctggaaaggaaaacacgGTAGGAGATAAGATTGCTGTTCAGTCTTGAACAATAGACAATTCCAGGTGTATAGTAGTTGCCTCTTCTGTTTGATAGTATCGTGATCATAtaggtcttttccaactgaaaCGATTCTTTGAATCCACGATATTACCTCTCTCATTGAATTCTGCTGTCATTCATAAGGTAATTGATTAGTATTTGGAAGAGAACTcagaataaatgaataaatgaacCCAGAATAAATCAATACCATCTTGGGCAGCTAGAGCATAGCATCCTTCTGTAGGAACAGTTTTTCACAGACAATTTCTTCCTGATTCCTAAGGTGGCACAAGATAAGTTTAATAGGAAACCAGGAAGTAAGAGGaatttgtaattaaaattgTATCAACTTTTTGATAGCTAAATAAAACTGGACTAGATTATTTTCTAGTTATTGGAGGAAAAGTTTGGCAAATAAGTTGACCAGAGCCCAGTAGCAGACTAAAGTATCAGGCCTAATGtgctattttaaaagtttttagaTATGTTGTGTGTTTCCCTAGctttagaaaacagaatttgtcACTTGAGACAGGATAAGCCTCTGGCAAGAGCTATTGGCCTGAATTGAAGCCAGGAAGTGGTTGGACTTGAGAAGAGGAAAGGATCACATTAAAATGGAAGCTCTGCTTGACTGATATTCTGGATCCAGGTTTTCTATTGAAGAATGTCTTTCAGCTTGATTGAATAGTGAGGTGACAGCATTTCCTTAATCTAGACCCATTTTGTTTCAATTGGGAAATTGTAATTTTCGTATTGCTGCAGTagtaaaatatacaaaaaaggAGATAGAGCTTCTGGAAAGAGTGTGCCCTTGAGTAAGTTGCCCATTCTTCAGGACGTCTGAAGCCTCTAAACTGCACattataaatgaaaatacactTCCCTCAACAGGTTGGAAAAAGCACTGGGATTTAATTGTAGCATCCAGAATATGTATAGAAAAGTACAGGTTTTGTTCTGAGATCTATGGATATTGGGAGGATATGAGTACTGGTTCTGTGTAGACTACTTCAAGTCCAGAATGGCTCCCACTACATCAAAGCTAATGTGTTGGCCGCTCTGTTGAACTGTTGATGTCTCTGCACTGTGCTTTCAGCAGTCTCACTTCTTTGGTGGCACTGTGCGCTGCTTGGCGCTCTTATTTGGCTGACTCTGGCCATTCAGGACACGTGGCACCAAATGGACAAATCTGCTCCCAACTTTACATGCAGGGGTACCTCATGCTAATGCAGGACTCTCTTGAGATGTAGGTAGATTTGGGGTTGGTTCATGGAAAAGCTGTCACAGTTGGCCCCATCATGTTCCTTGTTTCCAGACTGTAGCAGGTGAACCCTAAAGCTGATTGACAGATAAGTAGTTCAGGAGCTTATTCTCTTGAGTAGTGCAGAAGACATCAGATGCTTTACAGACTTGTGATTGTGAtggctgcagaagcagcactgTGCAATGTGGTTGTGCTctatataaattaaaatcagGTAAACACCAAGATGCTTCAGCATTAAACTAGTTTGGTCGTCTGCATGTTTGACAACTCAGGCAAATGAGAATTTACTGTATCTCTGGTCAATACTGAATGAGTTTCTGCACACAAATGCTAGAGCAAGGACAAGCTTCTGCAGCCTCTCTAAATATGCTTTCTAAACCTAGATCAAACCtggtaaaataaaatgtagtCACATCCTGCAACAAGACTAGAGTTAAAATGATGTCATTCTTATTTTTGAGCatttgtgggaattttagggaaGACAAAAACTTTATCCTTTTATGTTTGTCTTTATGACTGTTGGCTATTTAAAGaccaaaaatgttaattttcctaattttttaaaGGAGACTATGAAGTGCCTATCAAGTAGGAACTTGAAAACAGCATTGGAATTAGATAATTGATAGAACTGTAATGGATGGGATTGGAATAGAAATGTAGGCAGATGTACGATTGATGTCAACTTAGCTGGAAAGGGAAACCTGGTAGTAGAGAAGGGGAGGTGATATTTAGAGATCTTTTGGAAGCTCAGTAAATcagtttttctgggtttttttatggcTGCCGTGCTTAAACCGTAAAGTTCAACTCTGGAAAGAATTGCTAGCTCTTATCTTCCGTAATAGTGTATGCCTTTCTCAGTGTTCTCCTTCAAATGACTAAAGTGGAACTACTGGgtaaaaaatacaaagctttTAGGGGGTGGCTAAGTAATAGGTATTGTTTTTATGAACATTTCTGCTTGTAGTTCTGGATTGTTCAGTTGTGGTGGTCCAATAGTGGTCCAGTGATAAAGGCAAAAATGCTTGTAATCCTAATGCAGAAGATTAGAGCTTCTTTCTAACCACTGGTTAACTTAGGTGCTCTTAAATATTCTTAAACAGCAAATTAtcataaatataaacaaaaggGGTGTTAACATCATATCTGCATAATCTGTAGCAGTGTGTTACAAGGAGTCTTTAATTGGTTTTGAAAAtgagtaatttaaaatgttgtcCTTTGGCAAATCATCAAAATCAATTTCCTGTTACAGGGTAGTTTATCTTACTTTTATCTTCTCTGAAATAGCCTTTTCTCTATGAATTTATTCATGCTTGAATGACATGATTCAGCTACTACTAAGCTGGAACAATTCTATCAGGTTCCAGCTTCATGAGTGTAGTAGAGTTATCTCCTGACGCCTGCATGGCTTTTGAAGTGCTTGGATGCAGTCCACTACCTCCTTTTGAgtacctggggaaaaaaattgagcaCTTGGAAGGCATTCCTAGTGTTGAGAGatgaattgcttttttttctgaatgtttttaatATAGGAACCTTGGATGCCTCATTTAATGAATCGGGACATGAGAAAACGTAATAAAATTTAGAACAGAGATATAGCTGTAGAAAAAATTGACAAATAAGATGGCTGTTTAATGGAAGGAATCTCTTGTCATAGCAAAGCCACCTATAACCTCTTGATTAATTGTTAGTGCATTTTCCAAAATATGgtttctctgtggttttttgtctttactGACTTTGGTTCCTCGTTccaaggactttttttttcagtctcatttGATTTATGGCATTAGGAAAAAAGTTCTAAGCCTAGGACTTAGAACTAAGCTTTCCCAGCTGTACTCTAATAGAAACTACCTAGTTTGCCCTCAGGAACTGAAACTGTAAAAAATTGCAAACTTGACTTGTCTAAGAttgtttttcccccctctctaCCCCTTTTTAACAAGTTTCCATAATCATGGTGTTTTCTGCACTCCTGGGAAACAATTAATTGTGTGTCAAGTTCATTAGTGTCTTAGTTCATAAGTAACATGTCCGATCATTCAGGTCACTGTGTAGTACTGATAAGATTGTCACTTGATTGTCATGAAAAACTGTATCCCTATCTCCTGGAGCAATCTTTGGTTCAGGACAGATCATCAGTTTTCTTTATATACCACAACTATTTTCCACCTGAAATTAAAAGGTTGTGCATCAATTACACCTTGGTTCTTACTCTGTTATGAATTACTGTGgcaaaagtttgaaaaaattctgggacaagttttcttaaaaatgtcTGATGTACTCTGTTAACCTACACATTTGTAGTGCATTGAGTCCATTTGAGTTGTTCACTGTGGGCTCAGTACAGCGTGTGCTTCACAAGGTCCTAGTGCTGTAAGCTGGGTGGTTTTCACTAAAGGGATTTGTTCCTGGTCTTTGTCCCTCCATGAGTCAGCACAGGCTCAGTTCATGCGTGCCTAAGGGGTAGTCTAGTTTTTATCCCTAAGTTCTGTTGAGTTGACAGCTCGTTAATaatctttcttattttaattcattaagAACTTACTGTGAAGACTCATGAAATCTCAGCTGATTTATATTAACTATCTTTCGCACACTTTATGAATTCTAGTAATTTGGCTTTCACTCTGTAACTTGAACTATTCCAATCATTACTGAAAATATAACTTCTTAATGGGAGTTGCCTTGATTTCCtgcatttgttatttttctcatctcttcACCCAAGCAAGCAGTGCCAGTAGTGTGATCTTGTGGGTTGGGATAAATAAGTATGTGTGTGAGCTGATAGCTTCTGTTGCTTTAATAacagttttgtattttcagaaTATCACAGTGCATATAATTTGTGCTttgtctattttaaaaaaacctgacatCACAATCCAACTAACAAAACCCAAGAGCTCAGCAGGGTAAGCATTCTTTTGGAGAAGGAATTTACATCTTCAAAGTCTTAATAACAGAAACTTTTCTATGTATTGTGACTTGAAATTTCCTAATTCTGTAGAACAAGTAAATACGCTTGCAAAGGAATGagtaaaatgtttcatttcaaactAGGATCATCGTATTCCAatacaaaacagaataaaaaagtaATCAATTTCAAAATAGTATcttggaaaatgtaaaaataataaattgttgCAATTCTTTTACCTGCCGTTGCTCTTCTCACATGGGTTTTTAGTTTGGATCAAATTTGGAAATGAAACCTGCACTGTGTATACTGAAGAAATGTGGTCTTATGTTTCTCTTGCCAGCTTCCAATGTATGTATCTTCTGACAGCTATATCGTACCAATATTAGTTAGCAGTGTATTTTTGTTCAGTGAATAGCATGATCAAAATTATACACAACAGGATTTATTATTGCCTCCAATAAATTTGTTTGAGCTGAAAACATTTAAGTTTTATTCTATACGGCCAACAATGGCTTTAGCTCTGATACCTCAAAGGTCAgctattttgcttttgtgatATGGATTGTCTACTTCTGTATTGGAGAAGACTCAAACCAGACCATTTCAGCATTTGaaggggctggcactgggtggTAAAGTCATTTCTGGAAGAATTGTCTTTTGGAGCTCTCTATGACATCTGCAAGAAGAGGGCATGTTGCAAATATGGTCTCTAAatcctgtaaaataaaaaaaaggaatctcAATTTATAAAGCAAGTAAGTGAAACAAAAGGCTGTAATGGGTTTAAATTTTATATGCTATCTTAATGAAGTGTTAGCAGCAAGATATGTTTAAACAATATTTCTTCTTACAGTGATGGTTAATGTTAATTGAAGTGTAGACAGTTTGAGACTTGCAAAGTCTAAGCATTATGCATGTCTATATATATGTGCACACAGGAAACCTCGACCTGTCTCTCAGCTGGTTGCACAGCAGGTTCCTCAGCAATTTGTGCCCCCTACACAatcaaagaaagagaaaaaagacaaagtagaaaaggaaaaaagtgaaaaggaaacaaCAAGCAAAAAGAACAGTCATAAGAAAACCAGGTAAAAAATTTAGAAACTTTTGCAGTATTGGTAAAATgtaatttacaaataaaaataagaaagtgtTCTTTGATTTTACTGCTTTCTAAGTCCTGTGGCAAACAGGTTATATATTGGTGGGTGGTTTTATTGGTTTAGGCTGTCTATAAATACAAAGACCTGCAGTGTGTAGTTGTGGCCAGAAGATGGAGATCAGCTGAACAGAAACTTTTGAAAAGTTATTTAGGATATTGTTTTAAGGCTTTATAGAAGTATTTTTTATAGCATACAAAACTGTTGATAAACAGATTGATGATATTAATCTCTGGAAAAAAGAGGGGATTGGAGCGATTAGTTTTCATGCAAAATAGTAGTGGGAGGAGAGAGAACCAGTACCAGACTGCAGATGAGTAGGGAAAATGACTTGGTTATTGATAGCCTTGTAGAACCTTCAGCTTTGAAGGGCTGAACTAGAGCCCACATAAATTAATGTGACAGGATAAGGTATATGTATTACCTAGTGATAGAAGTAGCTGTGCCACATCTGGGATGCTGAAGGACTCTTaaactgaaaacatgaaatattgCATACAGACAAGCAGTTGTAAAAGCCTTGATCTTGCTGTAAGGAAGGAGGGTGCAAACTGCTAAACAAACAGCAAGTTTAACCCCTAATTCATTGTAATCTAAGCATAAAGTTATTGTGGCAAGAATGCTGTGTCAAAAATCCTGAGAGCTGTTTAAGATATGTAGTCAAAGTAAATATGggaggaacttttttttttttttggaagcacTCCAAAATAGCTCAGCCAAGAAATATCCTTTGGGATTAGTTATGCAGAGAAGTAGCAGATGCTTCTGTTGTGCCAGAAATAGGATCATTAGGATCAGAACAAGGGAGGGACTGAGAGTCAGCAGAGAGCAGTCATTAGGAAAGTCATGGTTAGGATTAAGGACATTGAGGtgttatttcctttccttttttctttgttaaataCTCAAATTTACAAGTTTACCTCATGTAGCTGAAGTACTTCAGTTATGAAGCATTTGATGTTAGCATAGTGAGTTTTAGTTAAGccaattaaaaattacaaatttaaatattaatgggTAACTTGCAATAATacagtaaaaatgcaaaaagtgaGATAGGGAAAGAGTAAGGAAGTttgaaaaataactaaaataaaatcttggaCCAAAATACCAGAATTgcattgagatttttttttttaaatgtttcaaacAGTTAATTTTTTCCAAGATTTGTTTGTCCAGGTATGATGGTAAGTTAAGAATGCCTGATTAGTTTAGGCAGATTTCTTCAGTCTTCTTTGAAAAATGGATACcctttcctttttgctttaaaatgtgtatATTATTGCAGGAAACAGCTATAAAAATCTTCATGCACAGTCAATATAATTAATAAGCTTCAGGTACTCAGCACTTGCACAAGGTGATAATTCTGAAGTTTTTCTCTCTATTCCCATGATGCAGATCAgcagattttcagttttttctgaGATACCTCAATCATGCTGTTTCAGCCTCAGGGAAGCATGATGCCAAAGCCCATCTCAGTTTTAGTGGAAAAAAGGCATGAGTCGTTTCAGCTGAAGTGAATGGCAACCAATTCTACTTCAAACAAAGTTGATAGGGTAAAGGTTAGAGCTTTGCTGTTATCATAACTGCAAACGTGATGTCATTATTTTATTGCAGCTTGAGCCAGTGCTAGCTGTGGAGTCAGTTAAATACACAAACTGTGCTGTTCATTACTACTTGTATGAATTCAACTGTCTGGTATCAGTTTTTCATGGTGATCATGGGAAAAGACTAAATTGAAAGTCCTTTATACATGTCACTAGCAAAAATATGATTGTAAAAATATTAGCCAAAATATTCTTTAGTTCTTTGTTGTGAAAAATCAAACAATTGAAAAACTGAATGACGAGACTTACTCTGTCAACACTGTATGTAACATTGATCTCtgcataatttaaaacagaGCCTATGCCAGGGATACCAGAGTTATACTGTGAACACAAAGTCCAGTTTAAACAGCATACTATTGTACTATTTGTATTATAGCGGTCCTAGTGAGGTTTTGAAATGAGGTAACTCCTGCTGCAAATTAACACTGTCTATGCTATTGAATCCAAAAGGCAGACACCAACATCTTCATTACTGAATCTAATTTTCAACTTAGAATTGTTGCTtcaagcagctgcagaaatgggTGTTTCCCTGGATCAAATTCATAACTTTGCATAGTCAAAAtaaagttttgggttttaaaagtaaaaaccTTCACATATGCAGCACATACATATTGTTGCACAGTGGCATTATTCAAAATATCAACTTCTAAATAGTTTTAGGAGATGGTAATTATATAGGTGTTATATTCAACTATTTCAATGTAGAACATACTTCTGGTACCTTGTTTTCCTACATATTACATTTTGCAAAAAGAAGTCTTATATATATTTGTTCTCCAGTGCTTCTAAAAAGTAGGAGAAAGACAAGATAATAAGATGGTGTGTGTGCTTTTAATAtgattatttgctttatttaggCCAAGGTTGAAAAATGTGGATCGAAGTAGTGCTCAGCATTTGGAAGTTACCGTTGGAGATCTGACAGTCATTATTACAGACTTTAAGGAGAAAACTAAGTCaccacctgcttccagtgctgcttctgcagaTCAACACAGTCAGAGTGGTTCTAGCTCTGACAACACAGAGAGGGGAATGTCCAGGTCATCTTCACCCAGAGGAGAAGCATCATCACTGAACGGGGAATCTCATTAAAGTTTATTTCTTCCAGTTTCTTTAGTCTCTTCAAAACATGCAAATACATAAGTTCTGTCACCTGTTACCACATTTTCATGACAGATTAGTCATGCATAATTGATACGTTGCCTGG
This genomic interval from Catharus ustulatus isolate bCatUst1 chromosome 4, bCatUst1.pri.v2, whole genome shotgun sequence contains the following:
- the YAF2 gene encoding YY1-associated factor 2 is translated as MGDKKSPTRPKRQPKPSSDEGYWDCSVCTFRNSAEAFKCLMCDVRKGTSTRKPRPVSQLVAQQVPQQFVPPTQSKKEKKDKVEKEKSEKETTSKKNSHKKTRPRLKNVDRSSAQHLEVTVGDLTVIITDFKEKTKSPPASSAASADQHSQSGSSSDNTERGMSRSSSPRGEASSLNGESH